A window from Citrus sinensis cultivar Valencia sweet orange chromosome 3, DVS_A1.0, whole genome shotgun sequence encodes these proteins:
- the LOC102629394 gene encoding uncharacterized protein LOC102629394, producing MDRYQKVEKPKPESPINENEIRITTQGAIRNYITYATTLLQEKHAKEIVLKAMGQAINKTVAIAEIIKKRIPQLHQDTAISSVSITDTWEPIEEGLVPVEMTRHVSMISITFSTRELNKNSPGYQSPHNAEQPKLQYRYQQQQQQQNQPPRQGRIPYTAVNNAYNAANEESYGRGRGRGRGRGRGRGRSYARGGYGNYQEYDGYSNWGRGGGRGRGWGYRGTGYERGRGGGGRGYARGRGRTGGRSRGGGGY from the exons ATGGACAGATACCAGAAGGTCGAAAAACCGAAGCCCGAATCTCCCATAAATGAAAACGAGATCCGAATCACCACACAGGGCGCTATTAGAAACTACATCACTTACGCCACCACTCTTCTTCAG GAGAAGCATGCAAAAGAGATTGTCTTGAAAGCAATGGGACAAGCAATCAACAAGACGGTAGCCATTGCTGAGATTATAAAG AAAAGAATTCCTCAGTTGCATCAAGATACTGCCATCAGCTCTGTTAGCATAACTGATACATGGGAACCCATTGAAGAGGGCCTTGTACC TGTGGAGATGACTCGCCATGTCTCAATGATTTCAATCACCTTTTCGACTAGAGAACTAAACAAGAACTCTCCAGG GTACCAGTCTCCGCACAATGCTGAACAACCAAAGCTGCAGTATCGCtatcagcagcagcagcagcagcaaaatCAACCACCTAGACAAGGACGCATTCCATACACTGCTGTTAACAACGCATACAATGCTGCCAATGAAG AATCATATGGCCGTGGACGGGGTCGTgggagagggagagggagagggagagggCGAAGTTATGCCAGAGGTGGATATGGAAACTATCAAG AATATGATGGGTATTCAAACTGGGGCAGAGGTGGTGGGCGAGGCAGAGGATGGGGATATCGTG GTACCGGGTATGAAAGAGGCAGAGGTGGAGGGGGCAGAGGTTACGCGCGTGGGCGCGGAAGGACGGGTGGCCGGTCAAGGGGTGGTGGCGGCTATTAA
- the LOC102629103 gene encoding F-box/kelch-repeat protein At3g24760 — protein MSDHNPYSAFTTLSTDITERILSLLPIPTLIRASSVCKSWRSIISAPSFSALIAHNTNASPRPWFFLFGLHNTSSRNNQSFAFDPASNSWFHLPPAQEPRAGSCFIGANGFFFTTTPRFGFSRILNTSWHLTSPLRFSRINPLVGVFYDPDRGHCDLASGFACNLPKFIVVGGVRFIGGLVDIEDRLAVEIYDPHSDSWELCPPLPADFRSGYSSQYLSSALFRGRFYVFGIYSFSVSSFDLKKHVWSEVQTLRPPGVMFSFLIASPNMLVLAGMCNAPRGPSFNLWKVDELSMEFSEIAIMPHDFLYSLVDTEEDDKFASLKCVGLGNLIYVFNEEYHKKYPACVCEIGTESDKCRCSWRRLPQLPSPVNEFHKVISFCSTVSLHNIIQRE, from the coding sequence atgtcagACCACAATCCGTACTCCGCCTTCACAACCCTGAGCACCGACATAACCGAACGTATTCTCTCCCTTCTCCCAATTCCGACTCTCATTCGGGCCTCTTCCGTCTGCAAATCTTGGCGCTCCATTATTTCGGCTCCGTCTTTCTCTGCTCTCATCGCCCACAACACCAACGCAAGCCCTCGCCCTTGGTTCTTCCTCTTTGGCCTCCACAACACCTCTTCAAGGAACAACCAGTCTTTCGCCTTTGACCCCGCCTCCAACTCCTGGTTCCACCTCCCTCCCGCCCAAGAACCCCGCGCCGGTTCTTGCTTCATTGGCGCCAACGGCTTCTTCTTCACCACCACCCCGAGATTCGGCTTCTCTCGCATCCTCAACACCTCTTGGCACCTCACTTCCCCGCTTCGCTTCTCGAGAATCAATCCCCTCGTGGGTGTCTTTTATGACCCCGATCGCGGTCATTGTGATTTGGCTTCTGGGTTTGCCTGTAACTTGCCTAAATTTATCGTTGTAGGTGGGGTCAGATTCATTGGCGGCCTTGTTGATATTGAAGATCGATTAGCTGTTGAGATTTATGATCCCCATTCGGATTCTTGGGAGTTATGTCCCCCTTTGCCTGCCGACTTCAGGTCTGGATATTCAAGCCAATATTTATCCTCTGCTTTGTTCCGAGGGAGATTCTATGTTTTTGGTATCTATTCCTTTTCTGTTTCGtcttttgatttgaaaaaacaTGTTTGGAGTGAGGTTCAGACTCTTAGGCCACCTGGGgttatgttttctttcttgattGCTTCTCCAAATATGCTTGTTTTGGCTGGGATGTGCAATGCGCCGCGCGGGCCGTCCTTTAATTTGTGGAAGGTTGATGAGCTTAGTATGGAGTTCAGTGAGATTGCGATTATGCCGCATGATTTTTTGTACAGTTTGGTTGATACCGAGGAGGATGATAAATTCGCAAGCTTGAAATGTGTGGGGCTTGGTAATCTTATTTATGTGTTCAATGAAGAGTATCATAAGAAGTATCCAGCTTGTGTTTGTGAGATTGGGACTGAGTCTGATAAGTGTAGGTGTAGCTGGAGGAGGTTGCCGCAATTGCCATCGCCAGTTAATGAGTTTCATAAAGTTATTAGCTTTTGTTCAACAGTTTCGCTTCATAATATTATTCAGCGTGAGTAG
- the LOC102628841 gene encoding uncharacterized protein LOC102628841, whose amino-acid sequence MQIFQWLFKATTVPEEAGESTPYRANKKIAYGQDAETKDVILYKQRGVHRRRSKRDKESDPHHHHQHGLGGKHFKPFAFLCRKDVARACFDSTINLRRLRSVNRRNWIHAMCKMKKDQEIARGLCSNDHHRAHDSAAVHAGNKVLPISDSSNAVTNNADRNNEQCGTAVESNKKDNHKTKTMSRMKELLRWAAAAKSEKGGKFLGRKVLQFRNRATLKAVADEDQLSIESPKISFRWDVESNCSTTTSVYSGISMASSSSKNIDQMMTTNYRVISSVSCIPIPGTNHCTPRKGNWITTDSEFVVLEL is encoded by the exons ATGCAG ATTTTTCAATGGCTGTTCAAGGCAACAACTGTACCTGAAGAAGCAGGAGAAAGTACCCCCTATCGGGCCAACAAGAAAATTGCTTATG gGCAAGATGCTGAAACTAAAGATGTGATCTTGTATAAGCAACGGGGAGTTCATCGAAGAAGATCGAAAAGGGATAAGGAGAGCgatcctcatcatcatcatcaacacgGTTTGGGTGGTAAACATTTCAAGCCATTTGCATTTTTATGTAGAAAAGATGTTGCAAGAGCTTGTTTCGACAGCACTATCAATTTGAGAAGACTTAGAAGCGTTAATAGAAGAAACTGGATCCATGCTATGTGCAAGATGAAGAAAGATCAAGAGATTGCTCGTGGACTTTGCTCTAATGATCATCACAGGGCTCATGATTCCGCTGCTGTCCACGCAGGAAACAAAGTTTTACCAATAAGTGATAGCAGTAACGCAGTAACAAATAATGCAGATCGTAATAATGAGCAATGTGGAACGGCAGTAGAAAGCAACAAGAAAGATAATCATAAAACGAAAACCATGTCGAGGATGAAGGAGCTATTGAGATGGGCCGCTGCTGCAAAATCAGAAAAGGGAGGCAAGTTTCTTGGCAGAAAg GTACTTCAGTTCAGGAATCGAGCAACTCTGAAAGCAGTAGCAGATGAAGATCAGCTAAGCATCGAGTCTCCAAAAATAAGTTTCAGGTGGGATGTGGAGAGCAACTGTTCCACTACTACTTCCGTTTACTCAGGAATTTCAATGGCATCTTCTTCATCTAAGAATATTGACCAAATGATGACGACAAACTACCGTGTCATTTCATCTGTGAGCTGCATTCCTATTCCTGGCACAAATCATTGCACCCCAAGAAAAGGGAATTGGATCACCACCGACTCTGAAT TTGTGGTGCTAGAATTATGA